Proteins encoded in a region of the Sphingomonas japonica genome:
- a CDS encoding dienelactone hydrolase: MRYLMALALLLFAPSAHAQAGFAFANAPGPHGVGLRVVEQYDLSRSYRGANDPVTGEAVAGVKARPIQTLIWYPATKGGTPLRYSDYLRLSATEEVFGRSDAEIAAATAAFLRSAGPALSPDRIKAETGRTMWAVRDAASAPGKFPVVIYAPSFGAPAYENADLAEYLASQGYVVIASPSMGARSRSMTFDVEGISAQAGDIGFLIAFAHSLPQADLDHLAVAGFSWGGLSNVFAAAVDSRIDALVSLDGSVRYFPGLVESAKYVTPARVTAPFLFVAAKPQAIEELQLAGLDSSASFLNKLTYSDFHRVTMNQMVHGNMASRQVAFSPDTNFSDFSRSEVEQSYGWSARYVLRFLDAYLKADATGAAFLAADPESNGVPRHLLEVTSRKSTGVPPTREALAAQLAVRGFDAIPEVYAEMRTRDASFELSEEDLNIWGYQLLERGDDKAAIAVLKLATTLYPKSFNAFDSLGEAYQSDGNKQLAIANYRKSLDLNPGNQNAAERIKAMQGKP, translated from the coding sequence ATGCGGTACCTGATGGCGTTGGCTTTGTTGCTGTTCGCGCCTTCGGCGCATGCGCAAGCCGGCTTCGCTTTTGCCAATGCCCCCGGTCCGCATGGCGTCGGCCTTCGCGTCGTCGAGCAATATGATCTTTCACGCAGCTATCGCGGCGCCAACGATCCGGTGACCGGCGAGGCGGTGGCCGGCGTGAAGGCGCGCCCGATCCAGACACTGATATGGTATCCCGCGACCAAGGGCGGCACGCCGCTCCGCTACAGCGACTATCTCCGCCTCTCCGCCACCGAGGAGGTGTTCGGCCGGAGCGACGCCGAGATCGCGGCGGCGACGGCGGCCTTTCTGCGATCTGCCGGCCCGGCCTTGTCGCCGGATCGTATCAAGGCGGAAACCGGGCGGACGATGTGGGCGGTCCGCGATGCCGCCTCTGCACCGGGCAAGTTCCCGGTCGTGATCTACGCTCCCAGCTTCGGCGCGCCGGCTTATGAAAATGCGGACCTCGCCGAATATCTCGCGAGCCAGGGGTACGTCGTGATCGCCAGCCCCAGTATGGGCGCACGCAGCCGCAGCATGACCTTCGACGTCGAAGGGATTTCGGCGCAGGCCGGCGATATCGGCTTCCTGATCGCCTTCGCCCATTCGCTGCCCCAGGCGGACCTCGACCATCTCGCCGTGGCGGGCTTCAGCTGGGGCGGCCTTTCGAACGTGTTCGCCGCGGCCGTGGATAGCCGCATCGACGCGCTGGTGAGCCTGGACGGTTCGGTGCGTTATTTTCCTGGCCTGGTCGAATCGGCGAAATATGTGACACCGGCGCGCGTGACAGCACCGTTTCTGTTCGTGGCGGCAAAGCCCCAGGCGATCGAGGAACTCCAGCTTGCCGGCTTGGACAGCTCGGCCAGCTTTCTCAACAAGCTGACCTATTCCGATTTCCACCGCGTCACCATGAACCAGATGGTGCATGGGAATATGGCTTCGCGTCAGGTCGCCTTTTCGCCCGACACCAACTTTTCCGACTTCAGCCGGAGCGAAGTCGAGCAATCCTATGGATGGAGCGCGCGGTATGTTCTGCGCTTTCTCGACGCCTATCTGAAAGCGGATGCTACCGGCGCGGCATTCCTGGCGGCGGACCCCGAGAGCAACGGCGTGCCGCGCCACCTGCTTGAAGTCACCAGCCGCAAATCGACGGGAGTTCCGCCGACGCGAGAGGCTCTTGCAGCGCAGCTCGCGGTCCGGGGCTTCGATGCCATCCCCGAGGTTTATGCCGAAATGCGGACGCGCGACGCGAGTTTCGAGCTTTCCGAGGAAGACCTAAATATCTGGGGTTACCAACTGCTGGAGCGCGGAGACGACAAGGCGGCGATCGCGGTGCTCAAGCTTGCCACGACGCTCTACCCGAAGAGTTTCAACGCCTTCGACAGCCTGGGCGAGGCCTATCAAAGCGATGGCAACAAGCAGCTGGCCATCGCCAATTATCGCAAGTCGCTGGACCTAAATCCTGGGAACCAGAATGCCGCCGAACGGATCAAGGCGATGCAGGGCAAGCCCTGA